In one Rugosibacter aromaticivorans genomic region, the following are encoded:
- a CDS encoding SoxR reducing system RseC family protein, producing MTQCDAHVVAVTSNNEVWVEVPARLTACEHCPNPMGCQTGLLGQANRPRRYRMSNTLDLRVGDRVRLVVAEGTVFRAVLASYVIPLLLIISGAMIGQRLAGDEAAAGGALVGLALGFALLRRCEQSFHDGHHPFYWQKLCKETTFPKKNLYFI from the coding sequence ATGACACAATGTGACGCACACGTTGTTGCGGTGACAAGTAATAATGAAGTCTGGGTTGAAGTACCGGCCAGGCTCACCGCGTGCGAGCACTGCCCCAACCCCATGGGGTGCCAAACAGGCTTGTTGGGCCAAGCGAATCGTCCACGTCGTTATCGCATGAGCAATACGCTGGACTTGCGCGTTGGTGATCGGGTCCGCCTAGTTGTTGCTGAAGGCACGGTCTTTCGTGCGGTGCTGGCGTCGTATGTCATTCCACTGTTATTAATCATCAGTGGTGCGATGATCGGCCAGCGACTGGCTGGGGATGAGGCAGCAGCGGGGGGAGCGTTGGTTGGATTAGCACTTGGTTTTGCATTATTGCGCCGTTGCGAGCAAAGTTTTCATGACGGGCACCATCCGTTTTACTGGCAGAAATTATGCAAGGAAACGACATTTCCTAAAAAAAACCTTTATTTTATTTAA
- a CDS encoding MucB/RseB C-terminal domain-containing protein, whose protein sequence is MDFLRVQVCCLAALLAPTFAHAENSLMALQRMAQASRQLTYEGIFVYRSADRMETSRIAHTWADGRDLERIEVLDDSPREMIRNGDETTSFFSNEKRLIVETRSTRHQFPALLPAGLSRLQDYYLIRPMGQGRVAGVDSRVIVLEPRDNLRYGHEFWLDTASGLLLRAAVLGGHGETLDSFSFTQVTIGGPLPRQALKPSFPTEGLQVQKVITTEIVPEDLGWVFHKNIPGFRRINAMKRQSGSGQPALHILFSDGVATISAFIEPRTNVGEAESSSPAVLSSMGALNVYHRQLNKYFLVVMGEVPVLALKQLGDGIEWIEK, encoded by the coding sequence ATGGATTTTCTGCGTGTCCAGGTGTGTTGTCTCGCCGCATTGCTAGCGCCGACTTTTGCACATGCAGAGAATAGCCTGATGGCTTTGCAGCGTATGGCGCAGGCTTCCCGCCAGCTGACATACGAAGGTATTTTCGTGTACCGTAGCGCCGATCGTATGGAAACTTCGCGAATAGCGCATACCTGGGCTGATGGACGCGACCTGGAGCGGATAGAGGTACTTGATGACAGCCCGCGCGAAATGATTCGTAATGGCGATGAAACAACCAGTTTTTTTTCCAATGAAAAACGCTTGATTGTTGAAACCCGTTCAACGCGCCATCAATTCCCCGCGTTATTGCCCGCCGGATTGAGCCGTTTGCAAGATTATTATTTGATTCGCCCCATGGGTCAGGGTCGTGTAGCGGGTGTCGATAGCCGTGTCATCGTTCTGGAGCCACGAGATAATTTGCGGTATGGACATGAGTTCTGGCTAGACACTGCCAGTGGCTTATTGTTAAGAGCCGCAGTCTTGGGGGGACATGGCGAAACGCTGGATTCTTTCAGTTTCACTCAGGTCACTATTGGCGGCCCGCTACCACGCCAGGCCTTAAAGCCAAGCTTTCCCACGGAGGGCCTGCAAGTACAAAAAGTTATAACGACAGAAATTGTGCCGGAAGATCTGGGATGGGTTTTTCACAAGAACATTCCTGGGTTTCGACGCATCAATGCAATGAAGCGCCAATCTGGATCGGGGCAGCCTGCATTGCACATTTTATTTTCAGATGGTGTGGCCACAATTTCTGCATTTATTGAGCCTCGCACCAATGTGGGGGAAGCAGAATCAAGTAGCCCTGCAGTCTTGTCCAGCATGGGTGCGCTTAATGTGTACCACCGCCAGCTCAATAAGTACTTTTTAGTAGTGATGGGTGAGGTGCCAGTCCTTGCACTTAAGCAATTAGGTGATGGCATCGAGTGGATAGAAAAATGA
- a CDS encoding sigma-E factor negative regulatory protein — MKTRISALMDGGLEAHETTAAVTTLSRDSEQKNLWHLYHVMGDAMRHEPDLTIDVTSRVMAALSLEPTVLSPTRPQRSVIRWQRPVMALAASAAGVAVVAWVALAPVRMPVGSMIVSSQALISQSVPSLAVMTPPVTRTATPVSSTLSLPSVTSVAEAEQSARLQEYLVAHQTYEGGALVGGASHIRTISASGNNR; from the coding sequence ATGAAAACACGTATTTCTGCATTGATGGATGGGGGGCTCGAAGCCCATGAAACGACAGCTGCGGTGACGACCTTATCCCGCGACAGTGAACAGAAAAACCTTTGGCATCTCTATCATGTGATGGGAGATGCCATGCGTCACGAGCCTGACTTAACGATCGATGTGACCAGTCGAGTGATGGCGGCGCTATCGCTAGAACCCACCGTCTTGTCGCCAACCCGCCCGCAGCGCAGCGTTATCCGCTGGCAACGTCCCGTCATGGCACTGGCGGCATCTGCTGCAGGAGTTGCCGTGGTGGCATGGGTCGCTTTAGCGCCAGTGCGGATGCCCGTTGGGTCAATGATCGTTTCTAGCCAGGCGCTTATATCCCAATCAGTACCCAGTCTCGCGGTGATGACTCCGCCCGTTACACGCACTGCAACCCCCGTGTCATCGACACTCTCTTTACCCTCTGTAACCTCCGTCGCTGAGGCAGAACAATCAGCACGGTTGCAGGAATACCTTGTAGCGCACCAAACCTACGAAGGAGGTGCACTGGTAGGTGGCGCAAGCCATATTCGTACAATTTCAGCTTCGGGTAATAATCGCTAA
- the rpoE gene encoding RNA polymerase sigma factor RpoE, protein MGDREADRMLVERVQAGDKQAFGLLVTKYQRKLARLVSRMVRDPAEVEDIVQDSFIRAYKALPGFRNDSAFYTWLYRIGVNTAKNWLITYGRRAQLTSTTDNEETENYDEPELLRNNETPERLLMTKQIGETVNAVVEALPEDLRTALTLREIEGLSYEEIADVMDCPIGTVRSRIFRARDAIALKLRPLLDTAADKRW, encoded by the coding sequence ATGGGAGATCGTGAAGCAGACCGGATGCTCGTTGAGCGTGTCCAAGCCGGTGACAAACAAGCTTTCGGGCTGTTGGTCACCAAGTATCAGCGCAAGCTCGCGCGTCTGGTTTCACGTATGGTGCGTGATCCGGCGGAAGTGGAAGATATTGTGCAAGATAGCTTCATCCGCGCATACAAGGCGCTGCCAGGCTTTCGTAACGATAGTGCCTTCTACACGTGGTTGTATCGCATTGGGGTCAATACCGCTAAAAACTGGCTGATCACGTATGGCCGACGAGCGCAGTTGACCTCAACAACCGATAACGAAGAAACTGAAAATTACGATGAACCCGAGTTGCTGCGAAATAATGAAACTCCCGAGCGATTGCTGATGACTAAGCAAATTGGTGAGACAGTCAATGCGGTTGTGGAGGCCTTGCCCGAGGATTTGCGTACCGCCTTGACACTACGCGAAATTGAGGGGTTGTCGTATGAAGAAATTGCTGATGTGATGGATTGTCCAATTGGTACAGTGCGTTCGCGGATTTTTCGCGCACGTGATGCGATTGCATTGAAGTTACGGCCTTTGCTGGATACAGCGGCCGATAAAAGGTGGTAA
- the nadB gene encoding L-aspartate oxidase — MKQKEQKEQKAIKHFDVLIIGSGLAGQSLALRLADTHRVALVTKKTLEDSASAWAQGGIAAVLDESDSVDAHIADTLTAGAGLCDPSATRFVVEHSHEAIDWLMARGVPFTRDDSSFGFHLTREGGHGQRRIIHAADATGKAVQNTLTEQIRKHPQITVLEQHIAVDLITSSRLEVNPNRCLGAYVLDIQHDTVVTIGADHTVLATGGIGKVYLYTTNPDTATGDGVAMAWRAGCRVANMEFVQFHPTCLYHPHAKSFLISEALRGEGGLLRLPDGTRFMPNYDPRAELAPRDIVARTIDFEMKRHGVDCVFLDMTHKPADFLKEHFPTIYARCLTLGIDITKEPIPVVPAAHYACGGIVTDMSARTDLPALYAIGETTFTGLHGANRLASNSLLECVVFSAAAAKAISETTVKPAPPLPHWDESRVRDADEEIVISHNWAELRRFMWDYVGIVRTNKRLERALHRIILLEKEISEYYENFRISNDLIELRNLVLTAHLIVKSAQCRHESRGLHFSRDYPETLPRALDTVLHPYQHG, encoded by the coding sequence ATGAAACAAAAAGAACAGAAGGAACAGAAGGCCATTAAGCACTTCGACGTTCTCATCATTGGTAGTGGCCTCGCGGGCCAGTCGTTGGCTCTTCGCCTGGCAGACACTCATCGTGTGGCGCTAGTGACCAAAAAAACACTAGAGGACTCGGCCTCAGCCTGGGCACAAGGTGGCATTGCTGCGGTATTGGATGAAAGCGATTCTGTTGATGCCCATATCGCCGATACACTTACCGCCGGCGCTGGTTTATGCGATCCGAGCGCTACGCGTTTTGTAGTCGAACATAGCCATGAAGCTATCGATTGGCTCATGGCCCGAGGCGTACCCTTCACCCGCGATGACTCATCCTTTGGATTTCATCTCACCCGTGAAGGCGGCCACGGGCAGCGCCGTATCATTCATGCGGCCGATGCGACTGGCAAAGCAGTGCAGAACACGCTCACCGAGCAGATCCGAAAGCATCCGCAAATCACCGTCTTGGAGCAGCATATTGCGGTGGATCTCATTACCTCAAGCCGGCTCGAGGTAAACCCTAATCGCTGCCTGGGTGCGTATGTACTCGATATTCAGCACGACACTGTCGTCACCATCGGCGCTGACCACACGGTGCTGGCAACGGGTGGCATCGGGAAAGTTTACCTTTACACGACCAATCCGGATACCGCAACGGGAGATGGCGTCGCCATGGCCTGGCGTGCAGGTTGCCGTGTTGCCAACATGGAGTTCGTTCAATTTCATCCTACGTGCTTGTATCACCCACACGCCAAATCCTTTCTGATTTCCGAAGCCTTGCGCGGGGAAGGCGGTCTGCTGCGTTTGCCCGATGGCACCCGCTTCATGCCCAATTACGATCCGCGCGCTGAATTAGCCCCGCGCGATATCGTCGCGCGCACCATTGATTTCGAAATGAAGCGCCATGGGGTGGATTGCGTTTTTCTTGATATGACGCATAAACCGGCGGATTTTCTCAAAGAGCATTTCCCCACCATTTATGCACGCTGCCTGACGCTCGGCATTGATATCACCAAAGAACCCATTCCCGTGGTACCTGCTGCCCACTACGCTTGTGGCGGGATTGTGACGGATATGTCTGCACGAACGGATCTACCCGCTCTGTATGCCATCGGTGAAACCACCTTTACCGGGCTGCACGGTGCGAATCGACTCGCCTCGAATTCCTTGCTGGAATGCGTGGTATTTTCCGCCGCCGCCGCAAAAGCAATCAGTGAAACAACGGTCAAACCGGCACCCCCCTTGCCGCACTGGGATGAAAGCCGCGTACGCGATGCCGATGAAGAAATTGTCATTTCCCATAATTGGGCAGAGTTGCGCCGATTCATGTGGGATTATGTCGGTATCGTGCGCACCAACAAACGCTTGGAACGTGCGCTGCATCGCATCATCCTGCTAGAAAAAGAGATTAGCGAATACTATGAAAATTTTCGCATCAGCAACGATCTCATTGAGTTGCGCAATCTGGTTCTGACTGCCCACCTGATTGTGAAAAGTGCTCAATGTCGCCACGAAAGTCGCGGGCTTCATTTTAGTCGAGACTATCCCGAAACCTTGCCTCGTGCGCTGGATACCGTGCTTCACCCTTATCAACATGGGTGA
- a CDS encoding protein YgfX, which yields MRSVAKRSIPVRPSRFLKRLLWLAHLIAACIVLGVNLSSLLQGALLLMIGTSWIKRDSTASTAALILHGDGRIEKVGAGDTPRSVESDRRKCRAVFGKSPGGTVSDLFLHPHTTVLPFLVILLYRQKNRLQSLVLLSDSLEAEDFRQLRLWLRWQLKRPPQK from the coding sequence ATGAGGTCCGTCGCAAAGCGTTCTATTCCTGTCAGGCCATCGCGTTTTTTGAAGCGCCTGTTGTGGCTTGCGCATCTTATTGCAGCGTGTATCGTCTTAGGCGTCAATCTCTCTAGCCTGCTGCAAGGGGCTTTGTTGTTGATGATTGGCACCTCATGGATAAAGCGTGATAGTACCGCATCAACAGCCGCGTTAATTTTGCATGGGGACGGTCGAATTGAAAAAGTCGGCGCTGGTGATACGCCGCGAAGCGTTGAATCCGACCGAAGGAAGTGCAGAGCCGTCTTTGGAAAGTCCCCTGGGGGGACGGTGAGTGACCTGTTTCTGCACCCACATACCACTGTTTTGCCGTTTCTGGTTATCTTGCTTTATCGGCAGAAAAATCGCCTGCAATCACTGGTCTTGCTAAGCGATAGCCTTGAGGCAGAAGACTTTCGCCAGTTACGTCTTTGGCTGCGCTGGCAGCTGAAGAGACCACCTCAGAAATGA
- the fabF gene encoding beta-ketoacyl-ACP synthase II, producing the protein MPHVPLASRRRVVVTGLGLVSPVGNSVLEAWENIIAGKSGIAPITRFDASAVSVRIAGEVKGFDVTAYLSAKEARRMDTFIHYGMAAGIQAVRDSGIEVTDENADRIGVNIGSGIGGLPMIEETHNDFLAGGPRKISPFFIPSTIINMISGNLSIMYGMKGPNLSIVTACSTGLHAIGLSARMIEYGDADVMVCGGSEASVTPLAIGGFASAKALSTRNDDPATASRPWDKERDGFVLGEGAGVMVLEEYEHAKRRGAKIYAELTGFGMTADAFHMTAPDTDGPKRSMQNAMKNAGVNADNVQYLNAHGTSTPLGDKNETEAIKLAFGHDVAKQLVVNSTKSMTGHLLGGAGGIESIFTVLAIYHQISPPTINIFDQDPDCDLDYCANTARPMKIDVAMKNNFGFGGTNGTLIFRKI; encoded by the coding sequence GTGCCACATGTGCCACTTGCGTCACGACGTCGTGTAGTCGTTACTGGTCTGGGCCTTGTCTCACCAGTTGGTAATTCTGTTCTCGAAGCTTGGGAAAATATAATCGCCGGAAAAAGTGGCATCGCACCGATTACTCGGTTTGACGCGTCGGCGGTGTCGGTGCGTATTGCTGGTGAGGTGAAAGGTTTTGATGTCACTGCCTATCTATCCGCCAAAGAAGCGCGCCGGATGGATACATTTATCCATTACGGCATGGCAGCTGGAATTCAGGCAGTGCGTGATTCCGGCATTGAAGTCACCGATGAAAACGCGGATCGCATTGGCGTAAATATCGGCTCAGGCATTGGTGGTTTGCCGATGATTGAAGAAACCCACAATGATTTTCTGGCCGGTGGACCACGCAAAATTTCACCTTTCTTTATCCCTAGTACCATTATTAATATGATTTCCGGCAATTTGTCGATCATGTATGGGATGAAGGGGCCGAATCTTTCAATCGTAACGGCCTGCAGCACGGGTTTACATGCCATCGGCCTGTCCGCACGCATGATTGAATATGGTGATGCCGATGTCATGGTGTGCGGCGGTTCAGAAGCTTCTGTTACACCGCTGGCCATTGGTGGTTTTGCTTCTGCCAAAGCGCTATCAACCCGTAATGACGATCCTGCCACTGCAAGCCGTCCGTGGGATAAAGAGCGCGATGGGTTTGTGCTGGGTGAAGGCGCAGGGGTCATGGTGCTGGAAGAGTACGAACATGCCAAGCGGCGCGGCGCGAAAATTTATGCCGAGCTTACGGGGTTTGGCATGACTGCTGATGCCTTTCACATGACCGCACCCGATACCGATGGCCCTAAACGCAGTATGCAAAATGCCATGAAGAATGCGGGTGTTAATGCTGACAATGTGCAGTATTTGAATGCCCATGGCACCTCAACACCGCTGGGCGATAAAAATGAAACCGAAGCCATTAAATTGGCTTTTGGTCATGATGTCGCCAAGCAGCTCGTGGTCAATTCCACCAAATCGATGACCGGACATTTGTTAGGTGGGGCAGGGGGGATTGAGTCGATATTCACTGTGCTAGCGATTTATCATCAGATCAGCCCGCCGACGATTAATATTTTCGATCAAGACCCTGACTGTGATCTGGACTACTGTGCTAATACCGCGCGGCCGATGAAAATTGATGTCGCGATGAAAAATAATTTTGGTTTTGGCGGTACCAACGGCACATTAATTTTTCGCAAGATATAG
- the acpP gene encoding acyl carrier protein, protein MDNIEQRVKKIVAEQLGVNEADIKNESSFVEDLGADSLDTVELVMALEEEFECEIPDEDAEKITSVQQAIDYVNTNLKK, encoded by the coding sequence ATGGATAACATCGAACAACGCGTCAAGAAAATCGTAGCTGAACAACTCGGTGTGAATGAGGCCGATATTAAAAACGAATCTTCGTTTGTAGAAGATCTGGGTGCTGATTCTCTCGATACGGTTGAGCTCGTCATGGCGCTGGAAGAAGAGTTCGAGTGCGAAATTCCTGATGAAGACGCAGAAAAAATTACCAGCGTTCAACAGGCGATTGATTACGTCAATACCAATCTCAAAAAATAA
- the fabG gene encoding 3-oxoacyl-ACP reductase FabG, with amino-acid sequence MKGLQGQVVLVTGASRGLGQAIALALGAQGATVIGTATSVAGAADIQKSLDAAKITGWGAVANVTDAALCEALLTDIETKFGTVSVLVNNAGITRDNLALRMKEDEWDEVMETNLKAVFRLSKLVMRGMMKARFGRIINITSVVGEAGNPGQANYAAAKAGVAGMSRALAHELGSRNITVNCVAPGFIDTDMTRALPEAQRDALLNKIPLGRLGRPEEIAATVAFLASPHAGYITGSTINVNGGMYMA; translated from the coding sequence ATGAAGGGTTTGCAAGGGCAGGTTGTATTGGTCACCGGGGCGTCGCGCGGCTTGGGGCAGGCGATTGCGCTAGCGCTTGGTGCACAGGGGGCAACGGTTATCGGCACAGCGACTTCCGTTGCCGGTGCGGCGGATATTCAAAAGTCGCTTGATGCCGCCAAAATTACTGGCTGGGGTGCAGTTGCCAATGTGACAGATGCTGCGCTATGCGAGGCATTACTCACCGACATTGAAACTAAATTTGGCACGGTTTCTGTGCTGGTCAATAACGCTGGCATCACGCGCGACAACCTCGCTCTGCGCATGAAAGAGGATGAGTGGGATGAAGTGATGGAAACGAATCTCAAGGCAGTGTTTCGTCTTTCAAAGCTCGTCATGCGCGGCATGATGAAAGCGCGTTTTGGTCGCATCATTAACATTACTTCGGTCGTGGGCGAGGCGGGTAATCCGGGTCAGGCAAATTACGCGGCGGCCAAAGCCGGCGTGGCCGGCATGAGTCGCGCGCTGGCGCATGAGCTCGGTAGTCGCAATATCACGGTCAATTGCGTTGCACCCGGATTTATCGATACCGATATGACACGTGCTTTGCCCGAAGCGCAGCGTGATGCCTTACTCAACAAAATTCCTTTGGGTCGTCTTGGACGGCCGGAAGAAATTGCAGCGACGGTCGCATTTTTGGCTTCGCCGCACGCCGGATACATTACAGGCAGCACCATCAATGTAAATGGCGGCATGTATATGGCCTGA
- the fabD gene encoding ACP S-malonyltransferase — MMKFALVFPGQGSQSLGMMVHYGAAAVVRTTFDEASTALGRDLWQLAAEGPTDALNQTVNTQPLMLTAGVATYRLWREKGGVCPTVMAGHSLGEYSALVAAGVISLRDAVSLVELRARAMQEAVAAGEGAMAAILGLDAAAVIAACAESAQGQIVQAVNFNEPKQIVIAGHKAAVERAAGAAKAKGAKRAVMLPVSAPFHCTLMLPAAEKLRARLSQMSFSIPEIPVLNNVDVAQLTDPEAIKEALVRQAASPVRWVEIMQAMRQTGVTHVIECGPGKVLSGLAKRCDENLTGLAMADIAGMEAALTLLGTH, encoded by the coding sequence ATGATGAAATTTGCACTTGTTTTTCCTGGTCAGGGCTCGCAGTCGTTAGGCATGATGGTGCATTATGGTGCTGCCGCTGTGGTACGGACAACATTTGATGAAGCCTCTACGGCGCTCGGCCGTGATCTCTGGCAGTTGGCTGCAGAGGGCCCGACGGACGCTTTAAACCAGACGGTGAACACCCAGCCCTTGATGCTTACGGCAGGGGTAGCTACCTACCGATTGTGGCGGGAGAAAGGCGGTGTGTGCCCTACGGTCATGGCCGGCCATAGCCTGGGTGAATATTCTGCATTGGTGGCAGCGGGTGTTATTTCGCTCAGGGATGCTGTATCTCTGGTTGAGTTGCGTGCGCGTGCAATGCAAGAAGCGGTAGCCGCCGGGGAAGGCGCAATGGCCGCTATACTGGGCTTGGATGCGGCGGCAGTGATCGCGGCTTGCGCTGAGTCGGCGCAAGGTCAGATAGTACAGGCGGTTAACTTTAATGAACCCAAGCAAATAGTGATTGCGGGGCACAAGGCAGCCGTTGAGCGAGCAGCCGGGGCGGCCAAAGCCAAAGGCGCAAAACGGGCAGTGATGCTGCCTGTTTCTGCCCCTTTTCATTGCACCTTAATGCTGCCGGCTGCTGAAAAATTACGTGCGCGTTTATCGCAAATGAGCTTTTCGATTCCGGAAATTCCCGTATTGAATAATGTCGATGTTGCGCAACTGACAGATCCAGAAGCCATTAAAGAAGCACTGGTGCGCCAAGCAGCTTCTCCTGTGCGCTGGGTTGAAATCATGCAGGCAATGCGGCAGACAGGAGTCACGCATGTGATTGAATGCGGTCCGGGTAAAGTGCTATCAGGCTTGGCCAAGCGTTGCGATGAAAACCTCACGGGGCTCGCTATGGCAGATATAGCCGGGATGGAAGCTGCATTAACATTACTTGGTACTCACTGA
- a CDS encoding beta-ketoacyl-ACP synthase III, with the protein MIHTRITGTGSYLPGQPVSNQALIAWHTLDSSDDWIIERTGIRARHLAAAGETSSDLAMHACQRALVAAGRTANDVDLIIVATSTPDYIFPSTAALLQKKLGITNGAPAFDVQAVCSGFVYALSVAEKFIRSGSHRCALVVGSEVFSRIMDWSDRGTCVLFGDGAGAVVLEAANNPGVLATALHADGRYAGMLSVPGQVCGGQVTGDPFLRMDGQAVFKFAIQVLTEVANEVLHAAGLGIHQLDWLIPHQANVRILQSTAKKLRLPSEKCIVTVDHHGNTSAASIPLALDEAVRQGRVQPGHHLLLEGVGGGFTWGAVLLTF; encoded by the coding sequence ATGATCCATACGCGTATTACAGGAACAGGAAGCTATCTGCCTGGTCAACCCGTCAGCAATCAAGCGCTAATCGCTTGGCATACGCTTGATTCGTCAGATGACTGGATAATCGAGCGGACAGGGATTCGTGCTCGACATCTCGCTGCAGCCGGTGAAACAAGTAGTGATCTAGCAATGCATGCTTGCCAGCGAGCGCTTGTTGCCGCAGGACGAACCGCGAACGACGTTGATTTAATCATCGTTGCGACATCAACCCCAGACTATATTTTCCCCAGTACAGCGGCCTTGCTGCAGAAGAAGCTCGGCATCACCAATGGCGCCCCCGCATTTGATGTGCAAGCGGTATGTAGCGGTTTTGTTTATGCCCTGAGCGTGGCGGAAAAATTTATTCGGTCCGGCTCGCATCGTTGCGCTTTGGTCGTGGGTAGCGAGGTCTTTTCGCGCATCATGGATTGGTCGGATCGCGGAACCTGTGTTTTATTCGGCGATGGCGCTGGTGCGGTCGTGCTTGAAGCAGCGAACAACCCCGGGGTTTTAGCAACCGCGCTGCATGCGGATGGTCGCTATGCCGGCATGCTCTCTGTCCCTGGCCAAGTCTGCGGTGGTCAGGTTACCGGGGACCCATTTTTGCGTATGGATGGTCAGGCTGTTTTCAAGTTTGCCATTCAGGTACTCACCGAAGTGGCCAATGAGGTATTGCATGCCGCTGGTTTGGGAATTCATCAGCTTGACTGGTTGATTCCGCATCAGGCTAATGTGCGGATATTGCAATCCACTGCAAAAAAACTGAGGTTGCCCAGTGAAAAATGCATCGTGACTGTTGATCACCACGGTAATACTTCCGCAGCGTCTATTCCCTTGGCGCTTGACGAAGCAGTGCGTCAAGGGCGTGTACAACCAGGACATCACCTGTTGCTGGAAGGCGTGGGTGGCGGGTTTACCTGGGGTGCTGTGCTCCTTACATTCTGA
- the plsX gene encoding phosphate acyltransferase PlsX: protein MAITLAIDCMGGDHGPQVTLPATFDFLRQNPSCSAILVGQEAIVRPYVTPVAQEFAARISIRNATEVVGMDESLASALRGKKDSSMRVAIDLIKEGLAHAAVSAGNTGALMAVSRFVLKTLPGIDRPAICTVLPSRRGATYVLDLGANVDCTAEHLLQFGIMGAMLASALEHKERPSVGLLNIGEENIKGNDVVKRAGELLRQSELNFFGNVEGNDIFNGTTDVVVCDGFVGNVTLKASEGLAQMISSGLKEEFSRSIFTRLAAIIAMPVLKSFRRRFDHRRYNGASLLGLKGIVVKSHGSADQLAFLSALTRAAEAARQQLPDKIAARMASVPQGDFPETALHFLRSDSKLRGVSPAPTIFD, encoded by the coding sequence ATGGCCATTACCCTTGCGATAGATTGTATGGGTGGCGATCATGGCCCCCAAGTCACGCTGCCTGCGACATTTGATTTTTTGCGTCAAAATCCTTCGTGTTCCGCGATTTTAGTGGGGCAAGAGGCGATAGTGCGCCCCTATGTCACGCCGGTTGCCCAAGAGTTTGCGGCGCGCATTTCCATTCGCAATGCAACTGAAGTTGTTGGCATGGACGAGTCCCTAGCAAGTGCTTTACGCGGCAAAAAAGATTCTTCTATGCGCGTGGCGATCGATCTGATTAAAGAGGGTCTTGCACACGCTGCTGTTTCAGCAGGGAACACCGGCGCATTGATGGCCGTTTCACGCTTTGTGCTAAAAACCTTGCCTGGCATTGATCGACCGGCTATTTGCACTGTACTGCCTTCCCGGCGTGGCGCAACCTATGTGCTTGATCTGGGTGCAAATGTGGATTGCACCGCTGAACATTTGCTTCAGTTTGGCATCATGGGTGCCATGCTAGCTTCAGCGCTTGAGCACAAAGAGCGTCCGAGCGTTGGTTTACTCAATATTGGTGAAGAGAATATCAAGGGAAACGATGTTGTTAAGCGGGCCGGTGAGTTGTTGCGACAAAGCGAGCTGAATTTTTTTGGCAATGTCGAAGGCAATGACATTTTTAATGGCACGACGGATGTCGTCGTTTGTGATGGTTTTGTTGGTAACGTGACCTTAAAGGCTTCTGAAGGACTGGCGCAAATGATTTCTAGCGGTCTTAAAGAAGAGTTTTCCCGTTCAATTTTCACTCGCTTGGCCGCCATCATTGCTATGCCCGTGCTGAAATCTTTTCGTCGTCGCTTTGATCATCGTCGGTACAATGGTGCAAGCTTGTTGGGGTTAAAAGGTATTGTGGTTAAAAGTCATGGCTCTGCTGATCAGCTGGCGTTTCTATCCGCTTTAACGCGAGCGGCAGAGGCTGCGCGCCAGCAGCTACCCGATAAAATCGCCGCGCGCATGGCCTCCGTCCCCCAAGGGGACTTTCCAGAGACGGCTCTGCACTTCCTTCGGTCGGATTCAAAGCTTCGCGGCGTGTCACCAGCGCCGACTATTTTTGATTAA
- the rpmF gene encoding 50S ribosomal protein L32: MAVQQNKKSPSKRGMHRAHDFLTAPPLAVEATSGEVHLRHHISPSGVYRGKKVIKAKGE, encoded by the coding sequence ATGGCTGTTCAGCAGAATAAAAAATCCCCTTCCAAGCGTGGCATGCATCGCGCACATGACTTTCTGACTGCCCCACCACTGGCGGTTGAAGCGACTTCAGGTGAAGTTCATCTGCGTCACCATATTTCGCCTTCCGGCGTCTATCGCGGCAAAAAAGTCATCAAGGCCAAAGGCGAGTAA